A region of Saccharococcus thermophilus DNA encodes the following proteins:
- a CDS encoding ABC transporter ATP-binding protein yields the protein MAGARVLEVKGLKTSFFTDEGEIPAVDGVDFYINEGEILGVVGESGCGKSVTSLSIMGLLPKGIGRIVDGEILFKGENLVHASEKRMKQIRGNEIAMIFQEPMTSLNPLFTIGNQLVEAIRIHTNINKKEAKTRAVEMLKLVGLPRAEQIIDEYPHQLSGGMRQRVMIAMAMACRPALLIADEPTTALDVTIQAQILALMKELNKNFRTSIMMITHDLGVVAEICDRVIVMYSGKIVEEGDVRTIFKNPKHPYTIGLIQSVPDIRDKKERLYSIPGNVPKPGSVRQGCRFAARCEHAFDRCFQEDPKLYEAEERGHRVRCFLPLGEEEQNRERAAVASERA from the coding sequence ATGGCAGGCGCACGTGTGCTGGAAGTGAAAGGATTAAAAACGTCCTTTTTTACCGATGAGGGAGAAATTCCTGCCGTAGACGGCGTGGATTTTTACATAAATGAAGGAGAAATTTTAGGAGTCGTTGGCGAATCAGGATGCGGAAAAAGCGTCACTTCGTTGTCCATTATGGGGTTATTGCCAAAAGGCATCGGGCGTATTGTCGATGGCGAAATCCTTTTTAAAGGCGAAAACCTTGTTCATGCTTCGGAAAAACGAATGAAGCAAATCCGCGGCAATGAAATTGCCATGATCTTTCAAGAGCCAATGACCTCCTTAAATCCGCTGTTTACGATTGGCAATCAGTTGGTCGAGGCTATTCGCATACATACGAACATAAATAAAAAGGAAGCGAAAACAAGAGCAGTGGAAATGTTAAAACTTGTAGGCCTGCCGCGCGCGGAGCAAATCATCGACGAATATCCGCACCAACTCTCCGGCGGAATGCGCCAGCGCGTCATGATTGCGATGGCGATGGCATGCCGTCCGGCGCTGCTGATTGCCGACGAACCGACTACGGCGCTCGATGTAACGATACAGGCGCAAATTTTGGCGTTGATGAAAGAACTGAATAAAAACTTTCGCACTTCAATCATGATGATTACGCACGATTTGGGGGTTGTCGCGGAAATATGCGACCGTGTGATTGTCATGTATTCGGGAAAGATTGTGGAAGAGGGAGATGTACGGACTATTTTCAAAAACCCAAAACATCCGTATACGATCGGTTTGATTCAATCGGTCCCGGATATTCGTGACAAAAAGGAACGGTTGTATTCGATTCCGGGCAATGTGCCGAAGCCGGGATCGGTTCGCCAAGGCTGCCGGTTTGCGGCAAGGTGCGAGCATGCTTTTGACCGTTGTTTCCAAGAAGATCCGAAACTATATGAAGCAGAAGAACGCGGCCATCGCGTCCGTTGTTTTTTGCCGCTCGGAGAGGAGGAACAAAATCGTGAGCGAGCCGCTGTTGCAAGTGAAAGGGCTTAA
- a CDS encoding ABC transporter transmembrane domain-containing protein codes for MESIRRYMRFVRPYKWHIIATMIIGIIKFAIPLLIPLLLKYVVDDIIGNKALPMSEKTSRLWWALAVMLIIFVLIRPIVEYYRQYFAQWTASKVLYDIRNQLFTHMQKLSFTYYSNHRTGEIISRVINDVEQTKDFIITGLMNLWLDMATIIIALVIMMKMDIKLTLISISTLPLYAFSVKYFFGRLRQRTRMRSQALAELQAYLHERVQGMSVIKSFAIEEAEQKRFSAQNNNFLTKALMHTNWTAKSFSVVNTVTDIAPIIVIIYAGYQVLLGHITVGTMVAFVGYIDRLYSPLRRLVNSSTTLTQSFASMDRMFEFFDEPYDIVDAPNAIDCKEVKGDVVFERVTFAYHKNERPVLRDISFSVKAGETIALVGMSGGGKSTLVSLIPRFYDVTSGRILLDGIDIRDFRVRSLRDQIGMVFQDSFLFSDSVKENILLGKSDATDEEVIAAAKAANAHDFIMSLPDGYDTKVGERGIKLFGGQKQRIAIARVFLKNPPLLIFDEATSALDLENEHYIQEAMERLAKDRTTFIVAHRLSTITHADRIFLIEDGVIVESGTHEELMAKQGSYYHLFTIQQLHQ; via the coding sequence GTGGAAAGTATTCGCCGCTATATGCGGTTTGTTCGCCCGTACAAGTGGCATATCATCGCCACGATGATCATCGGAATTATTAAATTTGCAATTCCGCTTCTCATTCCATTATTGCTGAAATATGTGGTCGACGACATTATCGGAAATAAGGCGCTACCGATGTCAGAGAAGACGTCCCGGCTTTGGTGGGCGCTGGCAGTGATGCTGATTATTTTTGTCCTCATTCGCCCCATTGTAGAATATTATCGCCAATATTTCGCGCAATGGACGGCAAGCAAAGTGCTGTATGACATCCGCAACCAATTGTTTACCCATATGCAAAAATTAAGTTTTACGTATTATTCGAATCATCGCACCGGCGAAATTATTTCGCGCGTCATTAACGATGTCGAGCAGACGAAAGATTTTATCATTACCGGATTAATGAATCTTTGGCTGGATATGGCGACGATTATCATTGCGCTTGTCATTATGATGAAGATGGATATAAAGCTGACGCTGATTTCCATTAGCACACTTCCGCTTTATGCGTTTTCCGTTAAATATTTTTTCGGCCGGCTGCGCCAGCGGACGAGAATGCGCTCCCAGGCGCTGGCGGAGCTTCAAGCGTACTTGCATGAGCGGGTGCAAGGAATGTCAGTCATTAAAAGTTTTGCCATCGAAGAAGCAGAGCAAAAGCGATTTTCTGCGCAAAACAACAATTTTTTAACGAAGGCGCTAATGCACACGAACTGGACTGCCAAATCGTTTTCCGTCGTCAACACCGTCACCGACATCGCCCCGATCATCGTGATTATTTATGCCGGCTACCAAGTGCTGCTCGGCCATATTACCGTTGGGACGATGGTCGCTTTCGTCGGATATATTGACCGACTGTACAGCCCGTTGCGCCGCCTTGTCAATTCGTCTACGACATTAACGCAGTCGTTCGCTTCGATGGACCGAATGTTCGAGTTTTTCGATGAACCGTATGATATCGTTGACGCGCCAAACGCCATCGATTGTAAAGAGGTGAAAGGCGACGTTGTGTTTGAGCGCGTCACCTTTGCCTATCATAAAAATGAACGGCCGGTGCTGCGCGATATTTCATTTTCTGTAAAAGCGGGCGAAACGATCGCCCTTGTCGGCATGAGCGGAGGCGGAAAATCTACGTTAGTAAGCTTAATCCCACGGTTTTATGACGTGACTTCGGGACGGATTTTATTGGATGGCATTGATATTCGTGATTTTCGTGTGCGCAGTTTGCGTGATCAAATTGGAATGGTATTTCAAGACAGCTTCTTATTTAGCGATTCAGTGAAGGAAAATATTTTGCTCGGAAAATCGGATGCGACGGATGAAGAGGTGATTGCCGCCGCAAAAGCCGCCAATGCCCATGATTTTATTATGAGTCTGCCGGATGGATATGACACAAAAGTCGGGGAGCGCGGCATAAAATTGTTCGGAGGGCAAAAACAGCGGATCGCTATAGCCCGCGTCTTTCTAAAAAATCCGCCTTTGCTTATTTTCGATGAAGCGACATCGGCGCTTGATCTCGAAAATGAGCATTACATTCAAGAAGCAATGGAGCGGCTCGCCAAAGATCGGACGACGTTTATCGTCGCCCATCGCCTGTCAACGATTACGCATGCGGACCGTATTTTTCTTATAGAAGATGGAGTGATTGTCGAAAGCGGCACCCATGAGGAATTAATGGCGAAACAAGGGAGCTATTATCATTTATTTACAATCCAGCAACTCCATCAATAG
- the ntdP gene encoding nucleoside tri-diphosphate phosphatase yields the protein MSGYPMEGEVIQIHSYKHNGMIHRIWEESLVLKGASTYIIGANDKTLVTEADGRTWVTREPAICFFHAKHWFNIIGMIRDDGIYYYCNLSSPFVWDEEALKYIDYDLDIKVFPDMTYILLDEDEYERHRKEMNYPDVIDRILKNNVKKLISWIQERKGPFAPDFIDKWYDKFQSYRK from the coding sequence ATGTCGGGATATCCTATGGAAGGAGAAGTTATTCAAATACACAGTTATAAACATAATGGGATGATTCACCGTATATGGGAAGAATCGCTCGTGCTAAAAGGAGCTTCTACATATATTATCGGGGCGAATGATAAAACGCTGGTAACGGAAGCGGATGGACGAACATGGGTCACGCGTGAACCAGCCATCTGCTTTTTTCATGCCAAGCATTGGTTTAATATTATTGGGATGATTCGTGACGACGGGATTTATTATTATTGCAATTTAAGTTCGCCGTTTGTATGGGATGAGGAAGCGCTTAAATACATTGATTATGATTTAGATATTAAAGTATTTCCCGATATGACATATATTTTACTCGATGAAGACGAATATGAACGGCACCGCAAAGAGATGAATTATCCTGATGTGATTGACCGCATTTTAAAAAACAATGTAAAGAAGCTGATCAGCTGGATTCAGGAAAGAAAAGGTCCGTTTGCTCCTGATTTTATTGACAAGTGGTATGACAAGTTTCAATCATATCGAAAGTGA
- a CDS encoding YgaB family protein, which yields MELFERLVNEQLKTMEQLLFLQSEIERCQEIEKQLIELQQEAKLQSLQEEIRQMKQQLKEIQQTFEKQTEEVILAYQNQHRRMCEPSSAW from the coding sequence ATGGAGCTGTTTGAACGTTTAGTGAATGAGCAATTAAAAACAATGGAGCAGCTGTTGTTTTTACAGTCGGAAATCGAACGGTGCCAAGAAATTGAAAAACAGTTAATCGAGCTGCAGCAGGAAGCGAAGCTCCAATCGCTTCAAGAGGAAATCCGGCAGATGAAACAACAGTTGAAAGAAATTCAACAAACGTTTGAAAAACAAACGGAAGAAGTCATTCTTGCCTATCAAAACCAGCATCGCCGCATGTGCGAGCCATCTTCAGCGTGGTAA
- a CDS encoding gamma-type small acid-soluble spore protein, with amino-acid sequence MAKQQNKTTAGTNVQEVRQQNAQSAQAGQFGTEFAAETNAQQVRQQNAQAEAGKAQNSSK; translated from the coding sequence ATGGCAAAACAACAAAACAAAACAACTGCAGGCACTAACGTCCAAGAAGTAAGACAACAAAACGCGCAATCTGCACAAGCAGGCCAATTCGGCACTGAATTTGCTGCAGAAACTAATGCGCAACAAGTAAGACAACAAAACGCGCAAGCAGAAGCTGGCAAAGCGCAAAACTCTAGCAAGTAA
- the fabL gene encoding enoyl-[acyl-carrier-protein] reductase FabL — protein sequence MSGKVAVVTGSSRGIGKAIALRLAKEGYDIVVNYARSKTAALETAKEIEALGRKALVVKANVGDVEKIKAMFAQVDEAFGRVDVLINNAASGVLRPAMELEESHWNWTMDINSKALLFCAQEAAKRMEKVGGGKIVSISSLGAIRYLENYTAVGVSKAAVESLTRYLAVELAPKNISVNAVSGGAIDTDALKHFPNREELLADAAAKTPAGRMVKPKDIVNAVMFLLSDEAEMIRGQTIIVDGGRSLLL from the coding sequence ATGAGCGGAAAAGTAGCGGTAGTTACAGGAAGCAGCCGCGGAATCGGCAAGGCGATTGCCCTTCGCCTTGCGAAAGAAGGATATGATATTGTTGTGAACTACGCGCGCAGCAAAACGGCGGCACTAGAGACAGCAAAGGAAATCGAAGCGTTGGGAAGAAAGGCGCTTGTCGTGAAAGCGAACGTCGGTGATGTCGAAAAAATTAAAGCGATGTTTGCGCAAGTGGACGAAGCATTCGGCCGTGTCGACGTGCTGATTAATAACGCCGCTTCAGGAGTGCTGCGGCCGGCAATGGAGCTCGAGGAGTCGCATTGGAATTGGACGATGGACATTAACAGCAAAGCGCTTTTATTTTGCGCCCAAGAAGCAGCAAAACGAATGGAAAAAGTCGGCGGCGGCAAAATTGTCAGCATTAGCTCATTAGGAGCGATCCGCTATCTGGAGAATTATACGGCGGTCGGCGTTTCAAAAGCGGCGGTCGAATCGCTGACGCGCTATTTAGCGGTCGAATTGGCGCCGAAAAACATTTCCGTCAATGCCGTATCAGGCGGCGCCATTGATACCGATGCCTTAAAACACTTTCCAAACCGCGAGGAATTGTTGGCCGATGCGGCGGCGAAAACGCCTGCCGGCCGAATGGTGAAGCCAAAAGATATTGTTAACGCAGTAATGTTTTTGCTTTCCGATGAAGCAGAAATGATCCGCGGCCAAACGATTATCGTGGATGGTGGAAGATCTTTACTTTTGTAA
- a CDS encoding cytosolic protein, protein MYVGRDMTELSMIPKSEWTDSELAYFHHSFQQIAPYLNVEGQTIHREIIEEIEARGGLKNSEATYTQGTRQVYD, encoded by the coding sequence ATGTACGTTGGTCGTGATATGACAGAGCTGTCCATGATTCCAAAATCGGAATGGACGGACAGCGAACTCGCTTATTTCCATCATTCCTTCCAGCAAATCGCTCCATATTTAAACGTGGAAGGCCAGACGATCCACCGCGAAATCATCGAGGAAATCGAAGCGCGCGGCGGACTAAAAAACAGCGAAGCCACGTATACACAAGGCACGAGACAGGTGTATGACTAA
- the mutY gene encoding A/G-specific adenine glycosylase: MKEQTLLGGFAIKQFQQDLIGWFEKEQRDLPWRKDSDPYKVWVSEVMLQQTKVDTVIPYFQKFIEQFPTLEALAEADEEEVLKAWEGLGYYSRVRNLHAAVKEVTEQYGGKVPDNREQFAKLKGVGPYTTGAVLSIAYGIPEPAVDGNVMRVLSRIFLVWEDIAKAGTRKLFEAVVRQIISHENPSYFNQGLMELGALICTPRNPACLLCPVQAHCRAFAEGVQAELPVKTKKANVKQVPIIAAVLKDENGKVLIRKRGSEGLLANLWEFPNCEAADGQAGPEERLEAFLKEQYGIKAQLGQPFTALEHAFSHLIWKITVYDGKIAGKFTETEQLKLVDEKEIESYAFPVSHQRIWREYKQKTGGFFHPS; encoded by the coding sequence GTGAAAGAACAAACATTGCTTGGCGGATTTGCCATCAAACAGTTTCAGCAAGATCTAATCGGCTGGTTTGAAAAAGAACAGCGTGACCTGCCGTGGCGCAAAGATAGCGATCCGTATAAAGTATGGGTGTCGGAAGTGATGCTGCAGCAGACAAAGGTCGATACGGTGATTCCGTATTTTCAAAAGTTTATCGAGCAGTTTCCGACACTTGAAGCGCTTGCCGAAGCGGATGAGGAAGAAGTGCTGAAAGCTTGGGAAGGGCTCGGCTACTATTCGCGCGTTCGCAATTTGCATGCGGCGGTAAAAGAAGTGACAGAGCAATACGGTGGAAAAGTTCCCGATAATCGCGAGCAGTTTGCGAAATTAAAAGGGGTCGGGCCGTATACGACAGGCGCGGTGCTAAGCATCGCCTACGGCATTCCTGAACCTGCGGTCGATGGCAATGTCATGCGCGTGCTGTCGCGCATTTTTCTTGTTTGGGAAGATATAGCGAAAGCGGGAACGAGAAAACTGTTTGAAGCCGTGGTGCGGCAAATTATTTCACACGAAAACCCTTCGTATTTTAATCAAGGATTAATGGAATTAGGAGCGCTTATTTGTACACCGCGCAATCCCGCCTGCCTGCTCTGCCCGGTGCAGGCGCATTGCCGCGCGTTTGCCGAAGGCGTGCAGGCGGAACTGCCGGTCAAAACCAAAAAAGCGAACGTGAAACAAGTGCCGATCATCGCTGCGGTGTTGAAAGACGAAAATGGAAAAGTATTGATTCGTAAGCGCGGCAGCGAAGGACTGCTCGCGAATTTGTGGGAATTTCCAAACTGTGAAGCGGCAGACGGACAAGCCGGTCCAGAAGAGCGGCTCGAAGCATTTTTAAAGGAACAATATGGGATCAAGGCACAGCTTGGACAACCGTTCACCGCACTAGAACATGCATTTTCCCACTTGATTTGGAAGATTACCGTTTACGATGGAAAAATAGCTGGCAAATTTACTGAAACGGAACAGCTGAAGCTGGTGGATGAAAAGGAGATCGAATCGTACGCGTTTCCTGTTTCCCACCAGCGCATTTGGCGCGAGTACAAACAAAAAACAGGTGGATTTTTCCACCCGTCTTAG
- a CDS encoding formate/nitrite transporter family protein: MAYRNPSQIAQLAIEAGTRKANLPLLSQIVLGFLAGAFIALGFLLDIRVIGNVPPQWGSFANFLGAAVFPLGLVLVIIAGGELLTGNMMSMTLAALAKTIAFGKLIKGWFWVTVSNFLGAVFVAYLFGHVVGLTAEGPFLAKTVAIADAKLHDTFMQAFISGIGCNWLVTLAVWLSYGAEDIGGKILAIWFPVMAFVAIGFQHVVANMFVIPAAIFEGHAAWADWFRNFVPVFLGNAVGGSVFVALLYWFVYVKDHAKQNVAHVKVVKKEAR, translated from the coding sequence ATGGCTTACCGCAATCCGTCACAAATTGCGCAACTTGCCATTGAAGCGGGAACGCGGAAAGCGAATTTACCGTTATTATCACAAATCGTTCTTGGTTTTTTGGCAGGAGCGTTTATTGCGCTTGGATTTTTATTGGACATTCGCGTAATTGGCAACGTTCCGCCGCAATGGGGGAGCTTTGCCAATTTTTTAGGGGCGGCGGTGTTTCCGTTAGGGCTTGTGCTGGTGATTATTGCAGGTGGCGAGCTGCTGACGGGGAATATGATGTCAATGACTTTGGCGGCGTTAGCAAAAACGATTGCGTTTGGGAAGCTAATCAAAGGCTGGTTTTGGGTTACTGTAAGCAATTTCCTTGGTGCGGTCTTTGTCGCCTATTTGTTTGGCCATGTCGTCGGTTTAACGGCGGAAGGCCCGTTTTTAGCCAAGACGGTTGCCATTGCTGATGCGAAGCTTCACGATACATTTATGCAGGCGTTTATTTCGGGGATTGGCTGCAACTGGCTGGTGACATTAGCGGTTTGGCTGTCATACGGCGCGGAAGATATCGGCGGCAAAATACTTGCGATTTGGTTTCCGGTCATGGCGTTTGTCGCCATCGGTTTTCAGCACGTCGTCGCCAATATGTTCGTTATTCCCGCAGCGATTTTTGAAGGCCATGCGGCATGGGCGGACTGGTTCCGAAATTTCGTTCCTGTCTTCCTTGGCAACGCCGTTGGCGGAAGCGTCTTTGTCGCGTTATTATACTGGTTTGTGTATGTGAAAGACCATGCGAAACAAAACGTTGCTCATGTGAAAGTAGTCAAAAAAGAAGCAAGATAA
- the fdhD gene encoding formate dehydrogenase accessory sulfurtransferase FdhD: MENFVMRRQNIIKYRSNHFEEVDDEIAVEFPLTIIVDGQEFATMVCTPTHLEELVIGFLASEGVIRSSKEIKAIAVDEHRGFAYVELVTKQSIQKEFYAKRFIGSCCGKSRQFYFYNDMKTAKTIVHSTNIRVEQCIRLMQLLQEQSTDFQATGGIHNAALCTSNELLLIRSDIGRHNALDKIYGYCLQHGLPLSDKVIAFSGRVSSEVLLKVSKMGIGIILSKSAPTTLALELANDLGITVVGFIRGHTFNVYTHPNRITGLEEETLQFDN, from the coding sequence ATGGAAAACTTTGTTATGCGGCGGCAAAACATTATCAAGTATCGTAGCAATCATTTTGAAGAAGTCGATGATGAAATTGCCGTGGAATTTCCGCTTACGATTATCGTTGACGGACAAGAGTTTGCGACGATGGTCTGCACCCCGACGCATCTAGAGGAATTAGTGATTGGTTTTTTAGCTTCAGAAGGGGTTATTCGCTCCAGCAAGGAAATAAAAGCGATAGCTGTGGATGAACATCGCGGGTTTGCTTACGTGGAGCTGGTCACGAAACAGTCGATTCAAAAAGAGTTTTACGCTAAGCGTTTTATTGGTTCCTGCTGCGGAAAAAGCCGACAATTTTACTTTTATAATGACATGAAGACGGCGAAGACGATTGTCCACAGCACAAACATCCGGGTAGAGCAATGCATCCGCCTGATGCAGCTATTGCAGGAGCAATCAACGGATTTCCAGGCAACCGGCGGCATTCATAACGCGGCGCTTTGCACGTCAAATGAACTTCTTCTTATTCGCTCGGATATTGGCAGGCATAATGCGCTCGATAAAATTTATGGATATTGCCTGCAGCACGGGTTGCCATTGTCGGACAAAGTGATCGCCTTTAGCGGCAGAGTATCATCCGAGGTATTGCTAAAAGTTTCCAAAATGGGAATCGGCATTATTTTATCGAAATCGGCGCCGACGACGTTAGCGCTTGAACTGGCAAATGATTTAGGCATTACGGTTGTAGGATTTATTCGCGGTCATACGTTTAATGTATACACACATCCAAATAGAATAACAGGGTTAGAAGAAGAAACATTGCAATTTGATAACTAA
- the fdhF gene encoding formate dehydrogenase subunit alpha — protein sequence MNEPWVTITINGNDYKAKQGMTILQVINENNIPHPQVCYTPELGAIQTCDTCIVEVDGKLVRACSTPVKDGMYVELSSERAKAAQKEAMDRILENHLLYCTVCDNNNGNCKLHNTAEMMGIEHQSYPYRPKVDPSEVDMSHPFYRYDPNQCIACGQCVEVCQNLQVNETLSIDWEAERPRVIWDNGVPINESSCVSCGQCVTVCPCNALMEKSMLGEAGFMTGLDKEILNPMIDFVKEVEPGYSSIFAISEIEAAMREQRIKKTKTVCTFCGVGCSFEVWTKGRKILKIQPVSEAPVNAISTCVKGKFGWDFVNSEERLTKPLIRKGDAFVESTWEEALSLVAEKLGEIKRKYGGNAIGFISSSKTSNEENYLMQKLARQVFETNNVDNCSRYCQSPATDGLFRTVGMGGDSGTIQDIASAGLVIIIGANPAEGHPVLATRVKRAHKLFGQKLIVADLRKNEMAERADLFIRPKQGTDQVWLMAVTKYIIDQGWHDEEFIRERVHFFDEFKEVLEKYTLDYAEEVTGVAKEDLIRIAEMIHEADGTCVLWGMGVTQNTGGSDTSAAISNLLLATGNYGRPGAGAFPLRGHNNVQGACDMGSLPGWLPGYQHITDDVARAKFEKAYGVRIDGKPGLDNIQMIEAAEQGKLKAMYIVGEDMAFVDCNANHVQKVLSELDFLVVQDIFLSKTAQFADVVLPATPSLEKEGTFTNTERRIQRFYQALEPLGDSKPDWWIIQEIAKRMGADWNYSGPKEIMDEIASLAPLFSQAQYENLEGWNSLCWGSHDGAHTPILYKERFNFPDGKARFALADWVQPVEYPEEYDLLVNNGRLLEHFHEGNLTYKSQGIQKKFPEVFVEVSPELARERGIKDGSLVRLESPFGQVKVRVLVTDRVKGKELFLPMHSATNESAINILTGPATDHRTNTPAFKQAKVRMQVLEVDGESPLPRTNPRFKKRNPRKGVEVERKWQRPDYVPLTDEWKEAEPRG from the coding sequence ATGAACGAACCTTGGGTCACGATTACGATCAACGGAAATGATTACAAGGCCAAACAAGGAATGACCATTTTACAGGTCATTAATGAAAACAATATTCCCCATCCGCAAGTTTGCTATACTCCTGAACTGGGAGCCATTCAAACATGTGACACATGTATTGTTGAAGTAGACGGAAAATTAGTGCGCGCCTGTTCCACACCTGTAAAAGATGGCATGTACGTCGAACTCTCTTCAGAGCGGGCGAAAGCAGCGCAAAAAGAAGCGATGGACCGTATTTTAGAAAACCACCTATTATATTGTACGGTCTGTGATAACAATAACGGAAACTGCAAATTGCACAATACGGCGGAAATGATGGGAATTGAGCATCAATCGTATCCATATCGCCCAAAAGTAGACCCATCGGAAGTCGACATGTCCCATCCGTTCTATCGCTATGATCCAAACCAATGCATCGCTTGTGGGCAATGCGTGGAAGTATGTCAAAACTTACAAGTGAACGAAACGTTATCGATCGACTGGGAAGCGGAACGTCCTCGTGTCATTTGGGATAACGGTGTTCCGATTAATGAATCTTCCTGTGTTAGCTGCGGACAATGCGTTACCGTTTGCCCATGCAATGCATTAATGGAAAAATCGATGTTAGGCGAGGCCGGCTTTATGACCGGTTTAGATAAAGAAATTTTAAATCCGATGATCGATTTTGTAAAAGAAGTCGAACCTGGCTACAGCAGTATTTTTGCCATTTCGGAAATCGAAGCGGCGATGCGGGAACAACGCATTAAAAAGACGAAAACGGTTTGCACGTTCTGCGGTGTTGGTTGTTCGTTTGAAGTATGGACAAAAGGACGGAAAATCTTAAAAATCCAACCTGTCTCCGAAGCTCCGGTCAACGCGATTTCCACATGCGTAAAAGGGAAATTTGGCTGGGATTTCGTCAACAGCGAAGAGCGCCTAACCAAACCGCTCATCCGCAAAGGCGACGCGTTCGTAGAATCGACATGGGAAGAAGCGCTTTCGCTCGTTGCGGAAAAACTTGGGGAAATTAAGCGGAAATACGGTGGCAACGCCATCGGCTTTATTTCGTCGTCAAAAACATCGAATGAAGAAAACTATTTAATGCAAAAATTGGCTCGACAAGTGTTTGAAACGAACAACGTCGATAACTGTTCACGCTATTGTCAGTCGCCGGCAACGGACGGACTGTTCCGCACGGTAGGAATGGGCGGCGATTCCGGAACGATTCAAGATATCGCATCCGCAGGATTAGTGATTATTATCGGCGCTAACCCGGCAGAAGGACACCCTGTTTTGGCGACTCGCGTCAAACGCGCACATAAGCTATTCGGCCAAAAATTAATTGTCGCCGACTTGCGCAAAAATGAAATGGCGGAACGCGCCGATCTATTTATCCGACCAAAACAAGGCACTGACCAAGTATGGTTGATGGCCGTTACGAAATATATCATCGACCAAGGCTGGCATGATGAAGAATTCATTCGCGAACGCGTTCATTTCTTCGATGAATTCAAAGAAGTACTCGAAAAATATACGCTCGATTACGCGGAAGAAGTAACAGGCGTTGCGAAAGAAGACTTAATTCGCATCGCTGAAATGATCCATGAGGCGGATGGCACGTGTGTCCTCTGGGGAATGGGCGTTACGCAAAACACGGGAGGAAGCGATACATCAGCAGCCATCTCGAACTTATTGCTTGCAACAGGTAACTACGGACGCCCAGGCGCTGGAGCGTTCCCGCTGCGCGGTCATAACAACGTGCAAGGCGCTTGCGATATGGGCTCGCTGCCTGGATGGCTTCCAGGATATCAACATATTACGGATGACGTTGCGCGGGCAAAATTTGAAAAAGCATACGGCGTTCGCATTGATGGAAAGCCAGGGCTTGACAACATCCAAATGATTGAAGCTGCGGAACAAGGAAAATTAAAAGCAATGTATATCGTTGGTGAGGATATGGCGTTTGTCGACTGCAACGCCAACCATGTCCAAAAAGTACTTTCAGAATTAGACTTCTTAGTCGTACAAGACATTTTCTTGTCAAAAACAGCGCAATTTGCTGATGTCGTTTTGCCGGCAACGCCAAGCTTAGAAAAAGAAGGAACATTTACCAATACGGAACGGCGCATTCAACGTTTCTACCAAGCGCTTGAGCCGCTGGGCGACTCCAAACCAGACTGGTGGATCATTCAAGAAATCGCGAAACGGATGGGCGCTGATTGGAACTACTCTGGTCCGAAAGAAATCATGGATGAAATTGCAAGCCTCGCACCGCTATTCTCGCAGGCGCAATACGAAAACTTGGAAGGATGGAACAGCCTCTGCTGGGGTAGCCATGACGGTGCGCATACGCCAATTCTTTATAAAGAACGCTTCAACTTCCCAGACGGAAAAGCACGCTTTGCGCTTGCCGACTGGGTACAACCGGTAGAGTATCCGGAAGAATATGATTTGCTTGTCAATAACGGGCGATTGCTCGAACATTTCCATGAAGGAAACTTAACATACAAATCGCAAGGCATTCAAAAAAAATTCCCAGAAGTGTTCGTCGAAGTATCGCCGGAATTAGCGAGAGAACGCGGCATTAAAGATGGTTCGCTCGTTCGTTTAGAATCGCCGTTTGGCCAAGTAAAAGTGCGCGTGCTTGTCACGGATCGTGTCAAAGGAAAAGAATTATTCTTACCAATGCACTCGGCAACAAACGAAAGCGCTATTAACATACTTACTGGCCCTGCCACTGACCATCGCACGAATACACCGGCGTTTAAACAAGCAAAAGTGCGCATGCAAGTGTTGGAAGTCGACGGAGAATCTCCACTTCCGCGTACCAATCCGCGTTTTAAAAAGCGGAATCCGCGTAAAGGCGTCGAAGTCGAACGAAAATGGCAACGTCCTGACTACGTTCCTCTAACAGACGAATGGAAGGAGGCAGAGCCGCGTGGCTAA